Part of the Candidatus Woesearchaeota archaeon genome is shown below.
AATAAAATGATTCCAGAAAAGTTTGACGGGGAAATATTCATTTGAAGGAGTGCAAAAATGTCTCTTAAAATACTTTCAAGAATTGCATCAGCAACAGGCGCCCAAATACTGTCCGCCTCGCTTAGCGCAGGAATAATACTTGCAACTATAATATCAGCTGTTAACTAAAAAGGGATTGACTAAGAATATCACGCTCTATGGGGATAGAGATTGGGGGTGGATTTTTTTGTTTTTTTGTTTTTTTTGATATTTTCGGAAAACATTCAAAAAATATCAGGAATAGTTTAATAATCTGCTTTTCTCATAATAATTAATGCCGCAGTTTAACGAAAGAACACTCCTAAAAATCGCTTTTTTCTCTGCAATAGCAGGGATTATAGCCCTGTTCATAATCTCTGAATTCTCAATTCCTCCATTTAATTCAATCTTTGGTGCAGAAGGCATGAATGAGAATGAAAGGGTAAGAATAACCGGCATTGTTTCTGATGCGAAAATTACAAAATCAGGAATTCTCCTGAATGTTTCTGCAACTGAGTCAATTCTTGTAATGGTAAAAAACCCAGCAGCCCTGAAAATTGCGGGTTTGAACGGCTCAGAAGTGGAAGTAATCGGAAGAATAAGCATCTTCAAAGGAAAAAATGAGATTTCCGCTGATAAGGTTGAAATTATAGCATCTTAGTGAGAGAGATAAAATATTTTTAGGATATATACTTTTCCTAATACAAAAGATTAAAAAGAAAAATGCGCGTAGAATAAATAGGAGATTCTTTCTCTCAATAATAAGAATGTGAGGTGTGACAATGTCTTTGGAAAAACTTCTTAAAAAAGTGCAAGTTGTAGCAATAATGGACGACCAGCTGGGAGACTCCGGAAAAGGAAAATTCTCAAATTTCTTTTCAGAATGGGGAGAGGTAAACGCAAGAAGCACAGGGGGCAACAATGCAGACCACACTGCTGTTGTGAATGGCAAGGAAATCTCATTCCACACAGTTCCCGCAGGAATATTCTATGACTCGCTTGGAAAGATAACAATACTTGGAAACGGGATGGTTATTGAGCCAAAAGGGCTGTGCGAAGAGCTTGATTCATTGTCAAGAGCGGGGCTTTCATACAACAATCTTCAGATAAGCAAGGACGCAAATGTCATCATGCCTTATCACATAGCATATGATATTGCAAAAAACAAAAGCCAGAGAACCGGAGGAATCGGCTCAACAGGCAGAGGGATAGGACCAACCTATACAGACAAGATTGCAAGGCGCGGAATCACAATAAACGACCTTTACAACAAAGGCATACTTGCTGAGAAGATAAAAAGAGCAATGCAGTTCTATCCTGAGCAGAACATCAATATTGAAGAAATAATTGCAGGGCTTGAGCAGTACTCAGAAAAAATGAAGCTAATGGTAAGAGATACTGTCTCGGAAATGCACCACTTCATAAGAGACGGAAAGAAAATTGTGATAGAAAGCTCGCAGGGGCTTCTTTTAAGCATTGAACACGGAACATACCCTTATGTTACCTCGTGTGATGTCTCTGTGAACGGCACTGCGTCAG
Proteins encoded:
- a CDS encoding adenylosuccinate synthetase, whose amino-acid sequence is MSLEKLLKKVQVVAIMDDQLGDSGKGKFSNFFSEWGEVNARSTGGNNADHTAVVNGKEISFHTVPAGIFYDSLGKITILGNGMVIEPKGLCEELDSLSRAGLSYNNLQISKDANVIMPYHIAYDIAKNKSQRTGGIGSTGRGIGPTYTDKIARRGITINDLYNKGILAEKIKRAMQFYPEQNINIEEIIAGLEQYSEKMKLMVRDTVSEMHHFIRDGKKIVIESSQGLLLSIEHGTYPYVTSCDVSVNGTASGVGISAAAIDLPIGLMKFPYMTRLGGGPFPTEMGGKKAFEYAKNDKATKEYELIDNGIPYSKENGIITYDRNSVLIQELMHSNDEFDKGIGIRLFANEYEAIVDRIRRVGWTDAVAAKYAVGINGPKIILTKCDVFSGMDSFRVCYEYSTGLDSYTDFNKDPNFLNKIIPVNRRYEGYPEISGIRQYENLPKTLKSAIFDFEGFTGADVIAVSVGKDKDETIVR